In the Pontibacillus sp. HMF3514 genome, TACAATTAAGAGTGTTTCACTTGAATTAGGTGGTAAATCACCACTTGTTGTATTAGATGATGCAGATGTAGAAGTAGCTGCTAAAACAGCAGTTAATAACATTGCGATGAACTCAGGGCAAGTTTGCTCCGCAGCAACAAGAGTTTTAATCCCTGCATCTATGAAAGAGTCATTTGAAGAAGCGGTTAAAAATGTACTAAATAAATTCCCTGTTGGTAACCCAAGAGAGAAAAGCTTTGTAGGACCACTTGTTGCTCAAAAACAATGGGACCGTGTTCAATCTTATATTGAAAAAGGGATTGAAGAAGGTGCAACACTACTAGCTGGTGGTACAGGGAAACCTGAAGGACTTGAGACAGGATACTATGCAAAACCAACTGTCTTCACGGATGTAAAAAATGATATGACAATTGCTCAAGAAGAGATCTTCGGACCTGTTATGTCAATCATTACGTATGACACAGTAGACGAAGCGATCGAGATCAGTAATGATGTTGTGTATGGCTTGGCTGGATATGTAGTTGGCCAAGACCCAGATACACTTAAGAAAGTAGCTTCTAGCATCCGTGCTGGCCGAATCGTGGTCAATAACGCAGCACCAGACTTTGCAGCACCATTTGGTGGGTACAAACAATCTGGTATCGGACGTGAGTGGGGCGACCATGGTATTGATGAATTCCTAGAAACAAAAGCTATTCTAGGGTTTCCTTCATAATTAGATATGAAACAAAGGCATGAGTGTTTTCACTCATGCCTTTTTAAGTTTTAAAATAGTGCTAATAAATTGATAACCCTATTTAATAAAGTTATAATTTATATAATATTTAGATACTGAGACTTTGAGCGTTGACTATTTTGATCAAGTGGGGGAGTATGCTTTTGCTTAATACTATTGAGGATCACGATGTACAACAGGATTTGTTATTTAAAGCAATGGAAAGTAATTTAGCTATTATTCAATTTGGAACTGATCGCAGAGTATCATATGTAAATTCACTATTTTCAAACACTATGAGATTTCAGAATCAAAACGATATGATTGGATTACATCATAAAGAATTTTGTTTTGAATCATTTGTTCAAAGTTCAAATTATGAAGCATTTTGGAACAGCCTCCTAAAAGGAAATAGTTTTCAGGATAAAATTAATCGTAAAGATGCTTATGGCAATGAAGTCTGGTTAGAAGCTACATATATGCCAATTTATGAAGATAACCAGGTAATAGGTGTTCTTAAGGTAGCAACGAATATAACAGAGCGACAAGGAGACATTCAAGAAGTTGTGGAAAGTCTTCAAGATATGTCCAAAACCTTAAATCAACGCGCCGAAGAAGGATTAAGACATCATGAAAATTTAAATGAACAAGTGGAACAAATCGCGGCTGTCTCAAAAGGGAATACACAAGTGTTGAATGATTTAAAGGCCCAAGCAAATGAAATTCAGGGTGTGGTCAAAACGATACGTGAGATTGCATCTCAAACCAATTTATTATCTTTAAATGCAGCGATTGAAGCAGCTAGAGCTGGTGAGCATGGCAGAGGTTTTGATGTTGTAGCGAAAGAGGTACGTAAATTATCTACCCAGGTAGAGCACTCTATCGGAGAGGTAAAGAGTAGCATTGAAAAATTCACAAGCGAAATTTCAAATATCACATCAGGAACTGAGAAAATTCAAAACGATGTAGAGGAAGCTGTGCAACAAATCCAAGTCGCCTCTAGTGGTTATCAAGAAGTTGTTGCGTCAGGGGAAGCTTTAAAAGAAGAAGCAGACAAATTAACGGACATTATTTAAAAGAAAAAGAAAATGTAAAAGAATTAAGCAACAGGAACTCTTCCTGTTGCTTTTCTTATGTTATGTTTTCATCTTCCTGGTAAATGGGAAGTATCTCAATTACCTGAAAACAAAGACTTTCAAGTGTTTTGGAGAAAGGTACTAGATGATTTTACAAATGGGGACTACAAAGAGAAATTGTAATAATGTCCGATATTTTGAGATTCGGTAATATGTATTATCTAGCACTTTTCAATAAAGAGAAAAGTGCTTTTTATATGAAAAAAGATTGAGTTCATTCCCTACTTTTGGAATAATTGGATTTAATATATTTTAAAAGGGGGGGAGGAACCATGCAATATTTTGTGAGAAATAAAGAGATCATAGGGAATGTACATGTACCAAGTCAGGATAACAACAAACGAATTGGATTAGTATGGCTACCAGGTTTGCCTAATCACCCCATCGTAGAGGATATGGGAACTCCACTAGCTGATTTAGGATTTACAGTTTTAAATGCACGATACCCTGGCAGTTGGCAAAGTTATGGAAGTTTTGGTCCTGAAAGTTCTTTAGAAGGTGCTTTACTTGGGATAGAACTTCTATCTAAGGGTGAAACTCAGGACTTAGCTTCTCAAGAAGATATCTCTTGGGATATCGATCATATTGTTCTAGTTGGGAATAGCTATGGAGGAGCAATTACGATGAGTGCATTAGGTGTTTCTGACTTAGTCGACGCTGCTGTAGCATTTTGTCCTTTACTTGAACCATCAGAACAAAATCAGGATGAAGAATTACCTGAAACAGATTTATCTAGCATCTATCCTTTTTTAAAAAGATGTCATGAGAATGTATTTCGTCATTTAGATGAGGAAGAATGGGCTAACTTTATTAAAGGAAATCATAAGTGCAACCCCAAAAAATACATACATGAAATTAAAGATAAACCTATCTTACTTCTTCATGGCCATGAGGATAAAAGCATTCGATCTTACCATACAGAAAATTTCTATCAAGCTCTAAAAGAAGCTGGAGCCGATAAAGTAAAGGCAGTATTTAAAAAGGGAATCGGTCATGGAAGAGAACTAAGAAGCTCCACCAAAGAGTTATGGGTCGATTGGATTTTAGAAAATGTGAATCAATAAAATAAGCTTTATATATATAGGAGAGATAAACTTGAGTAATGTAGGAGTATTTACGGTAGACATCACACCTCCTTTAGGTATTGACTTCATTGGATACCATAGACCTGAAGGAATTACGGCAATTGATGAGCATTTATATGCAACAGCCTTTGTTTTTGAGCATAAAGAAGAGAAATCAGTATTCATTAGTGTAGATAATGCTGGCATGTTAGTTGAGGACACAGATGAGATTCGAAATGAGATTGCTAGAGAACTAAACCTAAACAAGGAGAAGATCACAGTTTGTTATACTCATACTCATTCTGGACCTGCGACTGCTAGTGAACAATCTTTAGTAAAAGCTTATAAAACTACTTTAATTTCTAATACTCTACATGCTGCAAAAAGCAAACGAACGATTAAAGGATGCGACAGTTGGTTGGGAAGTAACACATGTAGATATAGGTGATAATCGAAGAGAAATGGGCTCAGACGGCAAAGTGAAAATGGGAACGAACTTGGATGGAATTGTAGATCGTCGTCTTGGTGTACTGGCGATAAGAGATGAATCAACCAGTGATATGAAAGGTGTAATGGTCTTTTGTACCGCTCATCCTAATGTCCTGAAAAAAGACAGCAACCGTCTATCTGCTGATTATCCAGGTCTGACAAGAGAGATTCTAAGTAAAGCATTAGGTTGTCCTGTTATTGTCGTTCAAGGTGCTGCAGGAAATGTTAACGCAAAATATCGAGGGTCAATGGAAGCATTGAAGCATATGGCATATAAGGTAAGTGGTCATATTTTAACCATGATTCCACAAATTCAGTTTTCTACGATATCTAAATTACAAACCCGTTCAACCAAAATGTCTATGAATCTTAAAGAAATCCCCGACCCAGAGGGGATTAAACGAATGGCTGAGTTGGCTCAGGAACAGTGGGGAGTCAATACGGACAAGTGGCATGAAGCGATCTTGAAGAAACAATCTAAAGATATCACAAAACTGTCTATTGATTTAGAAATTCAAATGCTTCAAATCAATAAAGGTTCATTTGCTGGCATTCCAATGGAGCCATTTTCTGAGGTGGCGATTGAGTTACAAGAACAGCTGGATGATGACTTAATGTTTTTTGGTGGATATACAAACGGATACCTAGGCTACTTACCAACAAAAGAAGCTTATCCATATGGAGGGTACGAAGTTGAATTAAACCCTGTAGTTTATGGTCCAATGACCGGCTTATGGATGCCTCCAGTTGAGGATGCAGCAGACAATGTTGTTATGGAGGTTATAGGGTTGTATAAAAGGGATTAAGGCTGATTTTGATAAAACTTTCTTGAGCATTTCCAATGAATTTATTATAAGACTACCCTCATAAAAAGCACGGATTGTGTAGTATTCTATTAATAAGCAACATATTATTAAGAAATAGAATATGAAGGGAGTCATCACATGGTAGATGGATGGAGGATGGCAAGTCATGCTCTTTCTCAAATTAATGTGACTTCAAATCCTAACAATGAACCTGTGTCTATAGATGGTGATCATAAAGATATCAGGTGTGTTGGTGTAGGAACAGATGCAGCTGTTTTCCAAACAATTCATGCTCCACTTTATGCCTTTAAACTATATGCGAAAGATAAGGTTTATAAAATTAAAGAAGAAGAGCGGATCTACCGTATGTTAGGGGAATCTCCTTACTTTCCCAAGTGTTTTGAAGCGGATGATCGATGGCTCGTTTTACGTTACGAAGAAGGTGTAACGCTCTATGACTGTATTCTTCAAGGTATTCATATTCCAGAACAGGTCATAAAAGATGTGGAGGATGCAAGAGGATATGTACGGGAGAAAGGATTAAACCCTCGCGATATTCATCTTCGTAATATATTATTACAAGATGGTAGAGCAAAGATTATAGATGTATCAGAATATGCGAAGTCTGGAAATGACTATCGTTGGGAGCACCTTATGCAAGCATATCATGATCATTATCATCTAATTGATCGTAAGGCTATTCCTTTTTGGTTAGTAGAGACTGTACGAAAGTGGTATAACCAATGGTCAAAACATTCTTCCTCATTCGAAGATTTTATGAAAATGATCATGAAGTTTAAAGCGAGAAGAGATTAATATAAAAATGCCCTGGAAACTATATAATTCCAGGGCATTTAGCTTTTATTTATACATAAATCGCATCATCACATGAGCTGCAAGTCTGCTGGTAATATCTCTTACATCTTTTGAAGGATCAATTTCTACAATGTCCATCGCTTTTACCATAGGATGTTGTGCTGCTGTTTTTACACTAGATAGGAGTTCACGGCTAGTGAATCCTCCTGGCCCAATAGCAGGACATCCTGGTGCGAATGCCTGATCGACTGCATCCATATCGACTGAAAGATAGATCATGTCTACTTGATTTTCAAGGCGAGCAAGTTCTTTCTTGATAATAGATACAACTCCTTCTTCCTCTACATCATCCATTGTATAAACGTGAATGCCTTTTTCTTTTGCATAGCGGTCATACTCTTCTGCATTGGAGTAATCTCGAATTCCGACTTGTACGAGATCCTCACCATTTAAGATTTGGCCTTCTAGCAAGCTACGAAAAGGAGTGCCATTTGTGCGTCCGCCATCTTCTAAGTTTCTCACATCATGGTGGGCATCCCATTGAATAACTCCGATACGTCCATACTTTTTCTTGAACGCATGGATTGAAGGGTAGCTCACACCGTGGTCACCACCAAGCATGATGTAGCGGTCACAGACTCCCTTTTGTAGCATCTCCTCAATCGAAATATGAAGTCGATCGAGTGTATCCTCGACACTCGTTGGATGGATGGGAACATCTCCAAAGTCAAGGATCCTCCTATCATCAAAGTCCTTTTGTTGAGTTGCAGAATAAGTTGAAAAAGAACTTAAACCAGCTCTTATGGTAGATGGAGCATTCGCTGCCATCGATAGAGATATAGATGATTTAGAGGAAGGG is a window encoding:
- a CDS encoding aldehyde dehydrogenase family protein encodes the protein MRINLKHYINGEWVDSTGSEKEDVINPATEEVMGTISMGTKEDLDRAVAAARAAFPYFSQTSKEERIEMLEKIAEEYAKRKDELIDVMTDELGSPLKISEKVHYNMGYAHFSQAAKSLKDFKFEEDRGGHTVMKDSVGVSGLITPWNFPTNQTSTKIASALAAGSPVVLKPSELTPFAAIILAEIIDAAGVPKGVFNLVNGSGEVIGDGISSHPDIDLVSFTGSVGVGTKIMQNASHTIKSVSLELGGKSPLVVLDDADVEVAAKTAVNNIAMNSGQVCSAATRVLIPASMKESFEEAVKNVLNKFPVGNPREKSFVGPLVAQKQWDRVQSYIEKGIEEGATLLAGGTGKPEGLETGYYAKPTVFTDVKNDMTIAQEEIFGPVMSIITYDTVDEAIEISNDVVYGLAGYVVGQDPDTLKKVASSIRAGRIVVNNAAPDFAAPFGGYKQSGIGREWGDHGIDEFLETKAILGFPS
- a CDS encoding serine/threonine protein kinase, producing the protein MVDGWRMASHALSQINVTSNPNNEPVSIDGDHKDIRCVGVGTDAAVFQTIHAPLYAFKLYAKDKVYKIKEEERIYRMLGESPYFPKCFEADDRWLVLRYEEGVTLYDCILQGIHIPEQVIKDVEDARGYVREKGLNPRDIHLRNILLQDGRAKIIDVSEYAKSGNDYRWEHLMQAYHDHYHLIDRKAIPFWLVETVRKWYNQWSKHSSSFEDFMKMIMKFKARRD
- a CDS encoding S9 family peptidase — translated: MQYFVRNKEIIGNVHVPSQDNNKRIGLVWLPGLPNHPIVEDMGTPLADLGFTVLNARYPGSWQSYGSFGPESSLEGALLGIELLSKGETQDLASQEDISWDIDHIVLVGNSYGGAITMSALGVSDLVDAAVAFCPLLEPSEQNQDEELPETDLSSIYPFLKRCHENVFRHLDEEEWANFIKGNHKCNPKKYIHEIKDKPILLLHGHEDKSIRSYHTENFYQALKEAGADKVKAVFKKGIGHGRELRSSTKELWVDWILENVNQ
- a CDS encoding methyl-accepting chemotaxis protein, with the protein product MLLLNTIEDHDVQQDLLFKAMESNLAIIQFGTDRRVSYVNSLFSNTMRFQNQNDMIGLHHKEFCFESFVQSSNYEAFWNSLLKGNSFQDKINRKDAYGNEVWLEATYMPIYEDNQVIGVLKVATNITERQGDIQEVVESLQDMSKTLNQRAEEGLRHHENLNEQVEQIAAVSKGNTQVLNDLKAQANEIQGVVKTIREIASQTNLLSLNAAIEAARAGEHGRGFDVVAKEVRKLSTQVEHSIGEVKSSIEKFTSEISNITSGTEKIQNDVEEAVQQIQVASSGYQEVVASGEALKEEADKLTDII
- the hutG gene encoding formimidoylglutamase, coding for MGFTYLDPTKSAKFKDRYVTKIDETIKPYSGSETGDIGIIGLPSSKSSISLSMAANAPSTIRAGLSSFSTYSATQQKDFDDRRILDFGDVPIHPTSVEDTLDRLHISIEEMLQKGVCDRYIMLGGDHGVSYPSIHAFKKKYGRIGVIQWDAHHDVRNLEDGGRTNGTPFRSLLEGQILNGEDLVQVGIRDYSNAEEYDRYAKEKGIHVYTMDDVEEEGVVSIIKKELARLENQVDMIYLSVDMDAVDQAFAPGCPAIGPGGFTSRELLSSVKTAAQHPMVKAMDIVEIDPSKDVRDITSRLAAHVMMRFMYK